A single window of Candidatus Obscuribacter sp. DNA harbors:
- a CDS encoding NAD(P)-dependent oxidoreductase: MTDKDKSLKNKVCFITGGSRGIGLAIALRAAQDGACIVVAAKTDQPHPKLPGTIHTAADAITQAGGKALAVVCDIREEAQVKAAVDKTIEHFGAIDILVNNASAISLTGTEATDMKRFDLMQSVNGRGTFVCSKYAIEHLLKSDNPHILNISPPLNLNPRWFGPHLAYTMAKYGMSLCTLGMAEEFKGKIAVNSLWPETAIATSAVGNLLGGEKALAACRKPEIMADAAYQILTGGVHDSGNFYIDSAVLKRAGVSDFTPYAVNPDSRLIPDFFLD, encoded by the coding sequence ATGACAGACAAAGACAAAAGTCTAAAAAACAAAGTCTGTTTTATAACCGGCGGCTCTAGAGGTATCGGGCTGGCCATTGCCTTGAGAGCAGCCCAAGATGGCGCCTGTATAGTTGTGGCCGCCAAAACAGACCAGCCCCACCCAAAACTACCAGGCACAATTCACACAGCAGCCGATGCCATCACACAAGCTGGAGGCAAGGCACTGGCAGTGGTGTGCGACATCCGGGAAGAAGCTCAGGTTAAAGCAGCAGTCGATAAGACGATTGAGCACTTTGGCGCAATCGACATCCTCGTCAATAATGCTAGCGCGATAAGCCTCACCGGCACTGAGGCAACCGATATGAAACGCTTTGACTTGATGCAGTCAGTCAATGGTAGAGGCACTTTTGTCTGCTCCAAATACGCTATCGAGCATTTGCTCAAAAGCGACAATCCCCACATACTCAACATCTCTCCTCCACTCAATTTAAATCCGCGCTGGTTTGGACCGCACCTGGCCTACACAATGGCTAAGTACGGCATGAGTCTTTGCACCCTGGGCATGGCTGAAGAATTTAAAGGCAAAATTGCGGTCAACAGCTTGTGGCCAGAGACCGCCATCGCTACCAGTGCCGTTGGCAATCTGTTGGGCGGCGAAAAGGCTCTAGCGGCCTGCCGCAAACCGGAGATAATGGCAGACGCCGCCTATCAAATTTTGACAGGCGGCGTGCATGATAGTGGTAATTTTTATATCGACTCCGCTGTGCTCAAAAGAGCTGGAGTCAGCGATTTTACTCCTTATGCTGTTAATCCCGATAGCCGTTTGATACCAGATTTTTTCCTGGACTGA
- a CDS encoding DUF2029 domain-containing protein, which translates to MNPPSLSVYFRQILVGWGFLALLLIGYTDFTNLSTVVNADYLMTFHTAGWIADHNQFDILYPQDGASTFAGEPFDLKAHELLPLLKEYAVAEYMYMPASAYLFAPFSRLSPCFSLFAFQVVSFILMALSACFTLGFKPISRWFSATLALLAFIPTFFTLWIGQVGLAFGLFPLTAGYMLSQRGMNFAAGFCFAMLALKPQMLVPAVFVLALSLFQKRFSALLGFVLGGATLIAVNYFVMGQKLLLSWFECLKLSDKIYSDPTNGVPVRLATSLPRAILLALPADSRAMCKPLVYGVSLLLLLAGIALVYSAARSNLKDEDKTRLSLITGCLALPCVVPHLFLYDLCVLAPVGWLAFAGGFKSIRGLVSLLWISVTIYCLTLVSFPDMVSPVILVAIFVFIYLTALFNLYIHKVKASA; encoded by the coding sequence TTGAATCCCCCTTCTTTATCCGTTTATTTCAGGCAGATTCTCGTGGGCTGGGGCTTTTTAGCGCTGCTTTTGATTGGCTACACTGATTTTACAAACCTCTCAACGGTTGTAAATGCCGACTATCTGATGACTTTTCATACGGCTGGTTGGATTGCCGATCACAATCAGTTTGATATCCTCTACCCCCAAGACGGTGCCAGTACATTTGCTGGTGAGCCTTTTGATCTTAAAGCCCATGAGCTTTTGCCGCTTTTAAAAGAGTATGCCGTCGCGGAATACATGTATATGCCCGCCTCGGCATATTTGTTTGCGCCGTTTTCGCGTTTGTCGCCATGCTTTTCGCTTTTTGCCTTTCAAGTTGTTTCTTTTATCTTGATGGCGCTATCTGCTTGTTTTACCCTTGGTTTTAAACCAATCAGTCGCTGGTTTAGTGCTACTTTGGCGCTGCTTGCCTTTATTCCTACATTTTTTACTTTGTGGATTGGTCAAGTCGGTCTGGCTTTTGGTCTTTTTCCGCTGACAGCTGGCTATATGCTCAGTCAGAGGGGGATGAATTTTGCCGCTGGATTTTGCTTTGCGATGCTGGCGCTCAAGCCGCAGATGCTTGTACCGGCAGTCTTTGTGCTGGCTCTTTCGCTATTTCAAAAGCGGTTTAGTGCGCTCCTGGGCTTTGTCTTGGGTGGTGCTACGCTCATTGCTGTCAATTATTTTGTCATGGGACAAAAGCTCTTGCTCAGCTGGTTTGAATGTCTCAAACTCAGTGACAAGATTTATTCTGATCCCACTAATGGTGTACCTGTAAGGTTGGCTACATCCTTGCCTCGGGCAATTTTGCTGGCTTTGCCGGCTGATAGCCGAGCGATGTGCAAGCCGCTTGTCTACGGCGTCTCACTTTTGCTTTTGCTGGCTGGTATCGCACTGGTCTATAGCGCTGCTAGATCAAATCTCAAGGATGAGGATAAGACTCGACTCTCTTTGATAACTGGCTGCCTGGCTTTGCCTTGTGTGGTGCCGCATTTGTTTTTGTATGACCTCTGCGTGCTGGCTCCGGTCGGTTGGCTGGCTTTTGCCGGTGGGTTTAAAAGCATACGAGGTCTAGTCAGTCTGCTCTGGATATCAGTGACTATTTACTGTCTGACTCTGGTGAGCTTCCCTGACATGGTATCGCCTGTGATACTGGTGGCAATTTTTGTGTTTATCTATCTGACAGCGTTGTTTAATCTGTATATACACAAAGTCAAAGCGTCTGCTTAA